The genomic interval CGGTAAAAGCGGCTGCTGAACTGGGTGTCTGGATGGTCAATGTCCATGCCAGTGGTGGGCGTCGGATGATGGAGGCGTGTCGAGATGTATTGGCGCAGCGCACCGGCTCTAACCCTTTGCTCATTGCGGTAACGGTCTTGACCAGTATGGAACAGGAAGATTTGGCGGATATTGGGTTGGATCGAAATCCATTGGAGCAGGTGAGCCGGCTTGCTCGCCTGACCAAAGACAGTGGTCTCGATGGCGTGGTTTGCTCAGCGCAAGAAGTGAGTATGCTGCGCGAGCAATTGGGTAAAGATTTTTCTTTGATCACTCCAGGTATACGTCCGGCGAACACAGAGCGAGGTGACCAGCGACGTATTCTGACGCCGAATGAGGCGCTTGCGTTAGGTAGTAGTTATTTGGTTATTGGGCGACCAATTACCCAAGCTGTTGATCCGGCCGAGGCATTAGGGTCGATTATTTCATCTCTCGATTGAGTGCTGATACGGCCATCCTACCCGTCACAGGGTTTGCGGGCTTCGGCTGGTATTAGAGCTTTTCGCAGTGCCATAGGTGCTGCGAATGAGGATCCGATAAGTGGTTTCCAGTAATGATGAACCAGCGATGCTGGATGTTTACCTCGGCCACTGAGTTGCTTCAACGTTATATCACTGCATCGGTCGCCGTTGATGTCGTACCCCACGGCCTTTCCTGTATGATCGTCGATTCGGGTGATGACATAGGCCGCATTTTCAAAAGTATCCACGAACGGGTTATTTGCAACAAAGTGCTGTAGTTCCCGTTCACTGGCTCCTACCGTTGTGACTCCCGTGGCAAATGAAAAAGTGTTTACCATGCCGGGGCCTCCGTTGCCCGCAATTGTAAAAACCTTTACACCCCGTCGACCCAGGGATTCGAGTTGTCGAATAATCCGGTAGGTGTTCTTCCAGCTGGTATGCTCAATTCCCCATTGACGTACGGTCTGAATATATCGTTCCGCATTTGCCGGTTTAAGTGGGTTCTCGAAAGCACTAACCAGGGTTGAAGATTCCCAGGATAGTAAGAGAGCGTCGATCGGTCGTTTATCCAGCTGAGCCAGCAAATTGTGCAAGTTTCGCGAAATCTCGGCCATGGGATGCATGTTGCTGGCCATCGGGAAATGGAAAAAGGTGAAGTGTGGATGTGAGGCTATTCGCTGCACCAGATCTCCGTGATAAAGAGGTTCCCGTTCATCGTCATTATCAAGGTCATACAACCCGTATAGCCAATTGCTGGATGAGCGTTCTTGTGGGGAACCAAACCCTAATTGAGGGGGATAGAAGCGGTCAATGATAGCGATTCTATAACCATCAGATGTATCGTTCTCGACGGTTCCAATAGCCCATTCTAGAGGGAGTAAGAAAAGAAAAACTCCCCATATATTTATAATTATTTTTTGACACCACATAGGTTTTCTCCCTATGGGGCAGCGCGAAAGTGCGCCGTCTGGATTCGTTTAAGTATAGGAAAAGAGGTTGAATCTGCCGATTTTCTATTTTGTCTTTGTTGAGGGGCCAGCTAACTGCACTGAAAATGCTAGATGGAAAGTCCATGGTTTTTGGGTTGAAATTGATGCTGAAAAAGCAGGGGTAAACATTGTTTACGCTGGGCTGTGGAGTGAAGATGGCGAGCGTCTATGAACTTCAAATTCTGAGGCATGGATGACTCAGAAGGGTAAAGCGTGTTTGGTTTAGAGCCGTTCTGGAGGGAGGTGGGCTGTCTATTATATTAGCTCAATGCTGGCTGTTTATAGGGTGTTCGATTTCTTTACAAATACCCTGTCAGTTTTGAATGCCAGCTGTTACAGGGCTTTTATCTCACTGTAATTGTTTGTGTTTTATATAGTGGATCATTTTTTGCTTTCCCAGACCGATGGGGCAGTTGTGTCAAGGGCGTTCTGCGCGCGCTAAGGCGGTAGGCTGGAATGCATGGACTCCCTGCACATTTATCGAGTAAGGAGGACGCGATGGATAAAGTGATAGTCAATGCGGCGCTGACTGGTATGGTGCCGACCAGAGATGACAATCCCTATATTCCCTTGAGCTGCGAAGAGATAGTCGCTGACGCCGTGCGAGTAGTTGGGGCGGGCGCTTCGGTATTGCACCTGCATATCCGTTACGAAAATGGTGAGCCGGCCTATGAAGGGGAGCGCTTTGGTCAACTATTCGATGCGGTAAGGAAAGCCTGCCCTGGGGTCATTATTAGCGGTTCGACCAGTGGTCGAACGGTGACTGAGTTGGAAAAACGAGCGGAAGTACTCGATGCCAGTCCAGACCTTGGATCCTTGACCATGGGGTCGCTTAATTTTCCCCGTCAGGCTTCAATAAATGCGCCTCAAACCATTGTCGGACTGGCTAGGAAAATGCGTGAACGGGGCATAGTACCGGAGATTGAACTGTTTGATTTGGGCATGGTTGATTATACCCGTACGTTGATTGAGCGAGGCGAGCTTAAAGGACCCTTTTACGCCAATATCCTCTTGGGTTCTCTTGGTACGCTGAGCAGTGGAGGCTTTAATCTTGCCATGATGGTTAATGCGTTGCCGTCAGGCATGATCTGGTCTGGCGCTGGTATCGGGCGATATCAGTTTGAAATGAACTGCCTGGCTTTGGCTATGGGAGGTCATGTCAGGGTAGGCCTGGAAGACAATATCTGGATGGACCCCTTAACCAAGCAAGACCCTGCCTCTAATGTTCGTTTGGTTGAGCGTGTTGTAGGCGTGGCCAGATCGATGGGGCGTGAACCTGCTTCCTGCGGTGAGGTACGCCAGTTGCTACAGCTGCCATTGGTCAGAGCCGCATGAGTTTAAGTGCTGAAAATCCCTTGGTGATCGAGCCTTACGAGGCATCGCATCTGGAAGAATTAGCCGCATTTCGTTTTCGGGCCTGGTGCGATGCGGGCATCGACCCCAGGTGTTTTCCTGAGCAGCAGTGGAGTGACCCCCACGATCATCTGCGTTTGCACTGGGTAGTGCGTGATCGGGGAGAAATTGTTGCAGCGGCTTCGTTGGGTATTCACGAGCGTTTGTGTGAAGTTGATGAAGCCGAGGTTTATATAGCTGCGGGTATTGATACTCCAGGTTCGTCGGCACAACAGGGCAGTAAGGGACCTGTAGGGGCACCGGCACGTGTGGCGGTATTATCAGCCTATCGCAGGCACGGTTTTGCTTCCTTACTGCTTGATCAACAGGATTTAGCCATGCGAGATGCCGGGGTGCACTTTGCCGTACGTCAGTCTTCTCCCTCTATGCAGAGATTGCTGCTTCCCCGAGGCTGGATCGATCATGGCCCGGCGCCAGCCGATCCTCGCTTTCCCGAAGTCGATTTTCATATCATGAGTTGGGACCTTTTATGATGGAGTTAACCGGAATGCCCGGCATCATTCATCGTTTGGGGGATGGTTTTAAATGGCGCTGGAATGGCTGGCGACGTGAACGTCAGCTGGCCGCTTGGCGGCATCAGGATCACAAAGAAAATAGTCGGCTTCATAAGAGTTTTCCCGCCATATTATTCTTAAGTGAATCAGCCCAGGAGGATCATTTCTATCGTTGTCTGCTGCAATGGATGGAAATCCATCGACCTCGGCTACGGGAACATGTGCGGTTAGACCGGCTACCCTGTAATCTGGATGACCATGGAGAGGTGGTCTTGCTTCATGCCTGGGTTCAAGACCCTGTGCGCGAGCGTGACGCTGGGCTCTGGACGCAACTGCAACGGGTGGAGCATCAGCTAACTTTACAGGGGGGGCGCATTGTTCAGCCGGGCCGAGTATTGTCTAACTCTGAACGTGTCACCATGATTGATCGTCTCAGTCACTTGCCCGTTCGTGTGCCTGGAGTGGCCCCGTTGGATCATAATTTCCCCCGGACGTTGGCAGGTTTGTCCTTTCCGCTGATTGTTCGGCCTCGCTTTGGGCATGGTGAGGGAATGACGCTGCTTGATAGCGAGTCAGAACTGGCCCTGTGGTGGCCAACAGCCGAAGCCGATCCCGAGCAGTGGGTCGCGCTGGAGTTTATTGATGTGCTCGATGGCGATGGTTATTACCGCAAATATCGCTATCTGGTGGTGGGAGATAAAGGTCTGCCCCGCCACCTGATGCATTGCTCCGGTTGGGAGGTACGCCCCGAGCAGCGGATTCGAACACCTGAAGCTTACGAAGAAGAGATGCAGTACCTCTCGAGTCCGGTGGCAGAGGCAGCAATATTCCATGCTGCCAGTAGGGCACTGGAGTTTGACTTTGCCGCTTTTGACTACAGCTACGATCGTGAGGGTGCTTTGGTGATATGGGAAGCCAATCCTTATCCGGATATCAGCCCCCCGAACACCCAAAGCTTTCCTGAACGCATCAAATATGTCGAGCAGTCCTGGGCCATGTACTGTGATTTTTATGCCAAAATCGCCGGTCTGGAGGCATAAGCTGCAGGCAGCTGTTTTTACGGCGAAATACATGGCTCCTGCTGCTGTACCTCGTAAACAACGAACCCCCCAGTCTCAATTCGCCAGCGAATATTCAGATCCCATAGACTCATACCAAAACTGCGTTCGTTGTTTTTGTTCAAATAAGCGGGCCTGGGATCCTGGGACAGAATCTGCTGGATGAGTAATTGTAACTGGCGTCCCTGTTGCTGCTCATATTGTTGGCAAATAGCCAGCGCTTCCTCCGTGAAGGTTACCGCAGTTTGCGCGCCAGGTTCGGGGGCGAAGCCTCCGCTGGCATCACTGATAATATCGGCATAGGGGAGATAGGGCTTGATATCTACCACTGGGGTCTGATCCAGAAGGTCGATACCGGATATCTCCAGTAGCAGTCGGCCATCTTGTTCAAGAATGTTTTCCAGACGTACTACTGACATGCCCAGAGGGTTCGGTCGGTGAGTGGAGCGTGTGGCAAATACGCCTATACGCTTCTTGCCACCAAGACGAGGGGGTCTGATGGTAGGCCGCCATCCTTCATCCATGGTTTGATGAAAAATGAAATGAATCCATAGATGGCTGAAACCTTCCAGCCCTGTCAGTGCTTCACGTCGGTTGTATGGGGGTAACAGTTCCAGCTGACCTCTAGCGGCCCGTACCAGCCCAGGTTGGCGGGGAATGCCAAACTTCTGTCGAAAGCAGGAGTGGATGATGCCTATCGGCTCAAAGGTGACGGATGTTATGCTCACAAGAGTAAAGAGATTTCCCTGAGTTGCAGTACAATGGTGTTGATTGTAACCAGTCAGTATTCTACCAATTTCTCAGAGGGCAGATAGCCGCGTGAAGATAAAAGCCAAGATCGTGATTATTGTGTGCGCGGTTATTCTGGCAGCCTTTATTACCACGGCCCTTCTCGTAGGGCTTAAATCCAGCGACACTGCCCGTTCTCAAGCCTATGAAATAGCGGAGCAGACGGCTCTGGGCAATAGCCGGGTCGTACAAACCCTATTGCAGAATGGCCTTTACAAGGCGCATATGTTGCGCGCGGCTATGTTGCAGATTATCGAAAGCGGCCATCTGGATCGCCAGCTCGCCAATCATATGCTGATCAGTGCTTTTGAGGATGATCTCAATATCTCCTCCGTTTGGGCGGTCTGGGAGCCTGATGTCTTCGATGGGCGAGATCTGGAATACGCCAATACTCCGGGTCATGATGCCACGGGCCGCTTCGTGCCGGCCTGGCAGTTAAAAACCAATCTGATTGTGCGCATGTCCACTGACCATCTGTTGGGAAGTGAGCTTTACGAGCGGATCAAACGAGACCGGGAAGAAGTCATCTATGAGCCGCCAAGAGAGAGCCAATATGCTGAAGGGCGGTTGTTGGTCAGTTTGGTGGTTCCTATCGTGGAGTACGATCGCTTTCTGGGTATCGTCGGGATTGATCTCGATTCCGGCGCACTGCAAAGCCAGGTTGTCAGAGCTCGCATCGATGAGCAGGGGTATGCGGGACTGGTATCTGCCCAGGGTGTGTTTTTTGCTCACAGCGCACCTCGTTTGGTTGGAGAAAGCCTGACAAATGATCCGGTGTATCAGCGTGCGCATCAAAACCTGATAGAGGGTAAAGTCTACAGTGAAGTGGTCTTCTCCCGTCAGTTACAGCAGGATATTCTCAAGATATATACCCCCATCGATGTGGGTACCGGTGAAGCCAGTTGGAGCTTTGTGGTCGGAGTACCGTTGCAGGCGGTATTGGCCAGTTCACGCTCATTAAGCCATTTTACGGGCATTATCGGTGTGGCAACATTGATCCTGGTGATCCTGGTGCTGTCCCTGTTGATTCAGCCCGTCGTCGATCCAATCAGTGAAATGGCAACGTTGTTGCGTGAATTAGCGAAAGGCAAAATTCGCCGTCCGCGACCTCGTGAGTTGGGTGGCGACGAGGTGGATGATATGTTTCAGAGCTATGCCCAGTTAATCGAAGCCAACGAAGAGATGAGCCGGGTGTGTGTTGCTATTGCCGAAGGCCATTTTAACCAGCGAATGGTCGAGCGAAGCGAAGATGATGTCGTGGCTCGTATCATTAACGATATGGCCAGTCGCCGGCAGTTAATTGATATGGAAATGAGATCAGCCAGGTTAGCCGCCGAGCAGGCAAACCGAGCCAAGAGCCAGTTTCTGTCCAGTATGAGTCACGAGTTACGAACCCCGCTTAATGGCGTGCTGGGTTATGTTCAGGTGCTGCTTCGTGACCAGACAGCGAACCAGAGTCAACGCCAGGCTCTAAGAGGTATCGAGAATTGTGGGCAGCATCTGCTTAGCCTGATTAACGATGTTCTGGATATTTCAAAAATTGAAAGTGGTCGCCTGGAATTGGAAGTTGGCTCAACCAATTTGTCGAAACTGCTGGACAGTGTAAGCGATATTATTCGCCAGCGGACACAAGGCAAGGGTCTGGAATTTGAACTGGATATTGCACCGGACCTGCCTCTCAGTATCGCCACGGATGAAGTCAAATTGCGTCAAATATTGATTAATCTGTTGGGTAACGCGATTAAATTTACCGAGCGCGGTCATGTTTTGTTAACAGTCAAGGAACTACCCGAACAGCAGGTGCTTGAGTTTAGCGTAGAAGATTCTGGTGTCGGTATTCCAGCGGACAAACTCAACACTATTTTTGAACCCTTCAAGCAAGCCGATGCGGGTCATCAAAACTCGGGTACCGGTTTGGGATTGGCGATTAGCCAGCGTTTATGTGAATTGATGGGGGGAGAACTTAGAGTTACCAGCAGGGAAGGGATAGGAAGTTGTTTTAGTTTTACTGTTCCGCTACGTGAAATGGATGATCAATCCCAATTGCAGTTGCTTGATGAGCGTTTGCAAGCGCCTCATCTGGTCAAGGGTCAACAGATTGAAGTTCTGATTGCTGATGATCAGGAAACTAATCGCGATATATTGTCTCGTTTGTTGGGTGAAGCCGGTTTTGAAACCAGTCAGGTTACTAATGGTCAGGAAGCGTTGGACTACCTGCAGCATACAAAAGTACCGTTAGTGTTAATGGATATTCGTATGCCGGTTATGAGCGGTACAGAGGCGGCCCGTAGAATTCGTGATGATATCTCGTGTAAAGATATTAAAGTCATTGCCGTTTCTGCTTCCGTTTTCCCTGATTTTGTCAGTCGTATGTCGGAATACGGTTTCGATGACTTTATCGCTAAACCTTTTCGGGCCTCGGAACTGTTTACTAAAATTCAACGCCATTTAGGGGTTGAATATGACCAGCAAGCCGATCAACTAGACCTGAATGAGCCTCATTCTAAGGAACTTCCCAGATTGTCATCGGAACTGGTTGAACACATACAACAGGCTGCCGACATTGGTGATATCGAAGCGCTAAGAGCCATAGAGTTGGAACTTGCCAGATTAGGTGATTCCGAACGACACCTGGCTTCTCGGCTCGGTGACCTGCTGGTGGAGTTTGATCTGGCCGCTATCCAGCAGCTGGTTGCTGAATTGG from Aestuariirhabdus haliotis carries:
- a CDS encoding ATP-binding protein, whose protein sequence is MKIKAKIVIIVCAVILAAFITTALLVGLKSSDTARSQAYEIAEQTALGNSRVVQTLLQNGLYKAHMLRAAMLQIIESGHLDRQLANHMLISAFEDDLNISSVWAVWEPDVFDGRDLEYANTPGHDATGRFVPAWQLKTNLIVRMSTDHLLGSELYERIKRDREEVIYEPPRESQYAEGRLLVSLVVPIVEYDRFLGIVGIDLDSGALQSQVVRARIDEQGYAGLVSAQGVFFAHSAPRLVGESLTNDPVYQRAHQNLIEGKVYSEVVFSRQLQQDILKIYTPIDVGTGEASWSFVVGVPLQAVLASSRSLSHFTGIIGVATLILVILVLSLLIQPVVDPISEMATLLRELAKGKIRRPRPRELGGDEVDDMFQSYAQLIEANEEMSRVCVAIAEGHFNQRMVERSEDDVVARIINDMASRRQLIDMEMRSARLAAEQANRAKSQFLSSMSHELRTPLNGVLGYVQVLLRDQTANQSQRQALRGIENCGQHLLSLINDVLDISKIESGRLELEVGSTNLSKLLDSVSDIIRQRTQGKGLEFELDIAPDLPLSIATDEVKLRQILINLLGNAIKFTERGHVLLTVKELPEQQVLEFSVEDSGVGIPADKLNTIFEPFKQADAGHQNSGTGLGLAISQRLCELMGGELRVTSREGIGSCFSFTVPLREMDDQSQLQLLDERLQAPHLVKGQQIEVLIADDQETNRDILSRLLGEAGFETSQVTNGQEALDYLQHTKVPLVLMDIRMPVMSGTEAARRIRDDISCKDIKVIAVSASVFPDFVSRMSEYGFDDFIAKPFRASELFTKIQRHLGVEYDQQADQLDLNEPHSKELPRLSSELVEHIQQAADIGDIEALRAIELELARLGDSERHLASRLGDLLVEFDLAAIQQLVAELDASS
- the tsaA gene encoding tRNA (N6-threonylcarbamoyladenosine(37)-N6)-methyltransferase TrmO; translated protein: MSITSVTFEPIGIIHSCFRQKFGIPRQPGLVRAARGQLELLPPYNRREALTGLEGFSHLWIHFIFHQTMDEGWRPTIRPPRLGGKKRIGVFATRSTHRPNPLGMSVVRLENILEQDGRLLLEISGIDLLDQTPVVDIKPYLPYADIISDASGGFAPEPGAQTAVTFTEEALAICQQYEQQQGRQLQLLIQQILSQDPRPAYLNKNNERSFGMSLWDLNIRWRIETGGFVVYEVQQQEPCISP
- the pyrF gene encoding orotidine-5'-phosphate decarboxylase, translating into MSPILVALDYSSSEPALALADKLDPQQCRLKVGKELFTSSGPAVVEALHQRGFEVFLDLKFHDIPNTASKAVKAAAELGVWMVNVHASGGRRMMEACRDVLAQRTGSNPLLIAVTVLTSMEQEDLADIGLDRNPLEQVSRLARLTKDSGLDGVVCSAQEVSMLREQLGKDFSLITPGIRPANTERGDQRRILTPNEALALGSSYLVIGRPITQAVDPAEALGSIISSLD
- a CDS encoding GNAT family N-acetyltransferase; the protein is MSLSAENPLVIEPYEASHLEELAAFRFRAWCDAGIDPRCFPEQQWSDPHDHLRLHWVVRDRGEIVAAASLGIHERLCEVDEAEVYIAAGIDTPGSSAQQGSKGPVGAPARVAVLSAYRRHGFASLLLDQQDLAMRDAGVHFAVRQSSPSMQRLLLPRGWIDHGPAPADPRFPEVDFHIMSWDLL
- a CDS encoding BKACE family enzyme, which codes for MDKVIVNAALTGMVPTRDDNPYIPLSCEEIVADAVRVVGAGASVLHLHIRYENGEPAYEGERFGQLFDAVRKACPGVIISGSTSGRTVTELEKRAEVLDASPDLGSLTMGSLNFPRQASINAPQTIVGLARKMRERGIVPEIELFDLGMVDYTRTLIERGELKGPFYANILLGSLGTLSSGGFNLAMMVNALPSGMIWSGAGIGRYQFEMNCLALAMGGHVRVGLEDNIWMDPLTKQDPASNVRLVERVVGVARSMGREPASCGEVRQLLQLPLVRAA